A single window of [Clostridium] hylemonae DSM 15053 DNA harbors:
- the tdh gene encoding L-threonine 3-dehydrogenase — MGDIKNDGMMWALVKEKPEEGLWMKRVPVPEVGPNDVKIKIHKTAICGTDVHIYQWNDWAQHTIPVGLTAGHEYVGEVVEVGGGVQGFHIGDLVSGEGHITCGKCRNCLEGHKENCKDAKGVGVNRNGAFAEYLVIPSSNVWPCNPAIPEEMYAIFDPFGNATHTALSYDVLGEDVLITGAGPIGIMAAAIVKFSGARHVVVTDLNQYRLDLAKKLGATRVVNLKEEKLTDVMKEIGMTEGFDVGLEMSGSQPGLSDMIHNMKHGGKIALLGLQRTDAVVDLETVIFNGLNLRGIYGRKVWDTWYKMSTMLQAGLDISDIITHHFDIKDYEKGFEAMISGQSGKVILDWAHVND; from the coding sequence ATGGGAGATATTAAAAACGACGGAATGATGTGGGCGCTCGTGAAAGAGAAACCAGAAGAAGGCTTGTGGATGAAGAGAGTCCCGGTTCCGGAAGTCGGACCAAACGACGTAAAGATCAAGATTCATAAAACAGCTATCTGCGGGACAGATGTACATATTTATCAGTGGAACGACTGGGCACAGCATACGATACCGGTAGGACTTACGGCAGGGCATGAATATGTCGGAGAAGTCGTAGAAGTGGGAGGCGGCGTTCAGGGCTTCCATATTGGAGACCTTGTATCCGGCGAAGGCCATATCACATGCGGAAAATGCCGCAACTGTCTGGAAGGCCATAAAGAAAACTGTAAAGACGCAAAAGGCGTCGGCGTCAACAGAAACGGAGCGTTCGCCGAATATCTCGTGATCCCGTCATCTAACGTATGGCCGTGTAATCCGGCGATACCGGAAGAGATGTACGCGATATTCGATCCATTTGGAAACGCTACGCACACAGCGCTCTCTTATGATGTGCTCGGAGAAGATGTCCTCATTACAGGAGCAGGACCGATAGGAATCATGGCGGCAGCCATTGTAAAGTTTTCAGGCGCACGGCACGTTGTCGTTACAGACCTGAATCAATACCGCCTGGATCTTGCCAAGAAGCTCGGCGCGACCAGAGTCGTCAATTTAAAAGAAGAAAAACTAACAGATGTAATGAAAGAGATCGGCATGACGGAAGGGTTTGATGTAGGACTCGAGATGTCAGGAAGCCAGCCGGGACTTTCCGATATGATCCACAACATGAAGCACGGCGGAAAGATCGCGCTTCTCGGACTCCAGAGAACTGACGCTGTAGTAGACCTTGAGACAGTTATATTCAACGGCCTGAATCTTCGCGGCATTTACGGAAGAAAAGTGTGGGATACATGGTACAAGATGTCTACCATGCTTCAGGCAGGACTCGATATCTCTGATATCATAACACATCATTTTGATATCAAAGACTATGAAAAGGGCTTCGAGGCAATGATCTCCGGCCAGTCAGGGAAAGTGATCTTAGACTGGGCACATGTGAATGATTAA
- a CDS encoding insulinase family protein yields the protein MSVKDLHAYDLIQEEKLEGIKSQGYLLRHKKSGARLLLVENDDDNKVFAVGFRTPPSDSTGVPHIMEHSVLCGSKNFPAKDPFVELVKGSLNTFLNAMTYPDKTVYPVASCNDKDFQNLMHVYMDAVLYPNIYEHEEIFRQEGWSYKLEDADAKLEYNGVVYNEMKGAFSSPEGVLDRVVLNTLFPDTSYANESGGDPEVIPQLTYEQFLDFHRKYYHPSNSYIYLYGNMDMEEKLDWLDKEYLCNYDAERVDSEIKFQQPFEQMKEVTIPYSIASDEPQEDNTYLSYNKVIGTSLDRELYLAFQILDYALLSAPGAPLKKELTDAGIGKDIMGSYDNGIYQPIFSVIAKNANTEQKEAFIEVIENVLTGIVEKGLDTKALEAGINYHEFRYREADFGNYPKGLMYGLQMLDSWLYDDSRPFIHIEALETFEFLKKQVGTRYYEDLVQKYLLDNTHGAVVIVEPEKGRTARMEQELECKLKQYKNSLSREEVEELAERTRRLEAYQSEEDSEEDLNRIPVLKREDISRDIEPILNEEMTFAGIPAVFHEIETNGIGYVDILFDLSGVPAEELPYVGILQSVLGIIDTEHYDYGELFNEINMHTGGIGTTLELYSDVTDVRSKAFKATLEIKAKALYGKLPVAFDMMGEILTASKLSDTKRIKEILAMAKSRLLMRFQSAGHLTAALRAMSYGSPSARFKDMTNGIEFYRKIADIEEHFEESKDMLAEHLHHLAGQLFRPDNMMFSYTASREGLEGMESLAAGLKQRLFKETPDETPCVLHCEKKNEGFKTASKVQYVARTGNFIDNGASYTGALQILKVILSYEYLWQNIRVKGGAYGCMSNFNRIGEGYFVSYRDPNLKRTIEVYEGVVEYLKNFTVSERDMTKYIIGTMSNLDQPMTPAAKGDRSMSLYMNKVSADMIREERNQILDATQGDIRALYRVVEAVLKADQLCVIGSEEMIEENRELFETVTSF from the coding sequence ATGAGTGTAAAAGACTTACATGCATACGATTTGATACAGGAAGAGAAGCTTGAGGGGATAAAATCGCAGGGTTATCTGCTGAGACATAAGAAAAGCGGCGCGAGGCTTCTGCTCGTGGAAAATGATGACGACAACAAAGTATTTGCCGTCGGTTTCCGCACGCCTCCGTCCGACAGCACCGGAGTACCGCACATTATGGAGCATTCCGTACTGTGCGGTTCCAAAAACTTTCCGGCAAAAGATCCGTTTGTGGAGCTCGTGAAAGGGTCGCTGAATACATTTCTCAATGCCATGACTTATCCCGACAAAACGGTCTATCCGGTGGCAAGCTGCAACGATAAGGATTTTCAGAATTTGATGCATGTCTATATGGACGCGGTATTGTATCCGAATATATACGAGCATGAAGAGATCTTCCGGCAGGAAGGTTGGAGCTATAAGCTGGAGGATGCGGACGCGAAGCTGGAATATAACGGCGTTGTGTACAATGAGATGAAGGGAGCGTTCTCCTCACCGGAAGGCGTGCTCGACAGGGTCGTTCTCAACACACTGTTCCCGGATACGTCCTACGCAAATGAATCCGGCGGGGATCCGGAGGTGATTCCGCAGCTTACGTATGAGCAGTTTCTTGACTTCCACAGAAAATATTACCATCCTTCCAACAGTTACATCTATCTGTACGGCAATATGGATATGGAGGAAAAACTGGACTGGCTTGATAAGGAATATTTATGTAACTATGACGCAGAGCGTGTTGATTCGGAGATTAAATTCCAGCAGCCGTTTGAGCAGATGAAGGAAGTGACGATACCGTACTCCATAGCCAGTGACGAGCCCCAGGAGGACAATACGTATCTGTCCTATAATAAAGTCATAGGCACAAGCCTGGACCGGGAACTGTATCTGGCCTTTCAGATACTGGACTACGCACTGCTGTCAGCCCCCGGAGCGCCGCTTAAGAAAGAACTGACCGATGCGGGGATCGGCAAGGATATTATGGGGTCCTATGACAATGGGATCTACCAGCCGATTTTCTCTGTGATCGCAAAGAACGCCAATACAGAACAGAAGGAAGCGTTTATTGAAGTGATCGAGAATGTGCTCACCGGTATTGTAGAGAAGGGGCTTGATACGAAGGCTCTGGAGGCAGGGATCAATTATCATGAATTCCGCTACCGTGAGGCTGATTTTGGAAATTATCCGAAAGGCCTTATGTACGGGCTGCAGATGCTGGACAGCTGGCTTTATGATGACTCCAGGCCGTTTATCCACATTGAGGCGCTTGAGACATTTGAGTTCCTGAAAAAACAGGTCGGGACAAGGTACTATGAGGATCTTGTCCAGAAATATCTGCTCGACAATACCCATGGTGCTGTTGTGATCGTGGAACCGGAAAAAGGACGTACCGCCAGGATGGAGCAGGAACTGGAGTGTAAGCTTAAGCAGTATAAGAACAGCCTGAGCCGGGAAGAAGTGGAGGAGCTGGCAGAACGGACGAGAAGACTGGAAGCGTACCAGTCAGAAGAAGACAGTGAGGAAGACTTAAACCGTATTCCCGTACTGAAGCGGGAAGATATCTCCCGCGATATCGAGCCGATATTGAATGAAGAGATGACATTTGCAGGTATCCCTGCGGTTTTTCACGAAATAGAGACAAACGGCATCGGTTATGTGGATATTCTGTTCGATCTGTCCGGCGTGCCGGCGGAAGAGCTTCCGTATGTCGGGATCCTTCAGTCTGTGCTCGGCATCATCGATACGGAACATTATGACTACGGAGAATTGTTTAACGAGATCAATATGCATACAGGCGGCATCGGAACTACGCTGGAGCTTTACTCCGATGTCACGGATGTGCGAAGCAAAGCGTTCAAGGCAACGCTGGAGATCAAAGCAAAAGCATTGTACGGAAAGCTTCCGGTGGCGTTTGATATGATGGGAGAGATTCTGACCGCATCAAAGCTTTCCGACACGAAGCGGATCAAAGAGATCCTTGCTATGGCAAAATCACGGCTGCTCATGCGGTTCCAGTCTGCCGGGCATCTGACGGCGGCGCTTCGGGCCATGTCATACGGGTCTCCGTCCGCCAGATTTAAAGATATGACAAACGGCATTGAGTTTTACAGAAAGATCGCCGATATCGAGGAGCATTTTGAGGAAAGCAAAGACATGCTTGCAGAGCATTTACATCATCTTGCAGGACAACTGTTCCGTCCGGACAATATGATGTTCAGCTACACAGCTTCGCGGGAAGGGCTTGAAGGGATGGAGAGTCTGGCCGCGGGATTGAAGCAGAGACTCTTTAAAGAGACTCCGGATGAGACGCCGTGCGTCCTTCACTGTGAGAAGAAGAATGAAGGCTTCAAGACCGCGTCCAAAGTGCAGTATGTGGCGCGCACTGGCAACTTTATTGATAATGGCGCCTCCTACACCGGAGCGCTGCAGATATTGAAGGTCATCCTAAGCTACGAATATCTCTGGCAGAATATTCGTGTCAAGGGCGGCGCATACGGATGTATGAGCAACTTTAACCGTATCGGGGAGGGATACTTTGTGTCCTACCGCGACCCAAATCTGAAGCGGACGATAGAAGTGTACGAAGGGGTCGTTGAATATCTGAAGAACTTTACTGTCAGCGAGCGGGATATGACGAAATATATCATCGGCACGATGAGCAATCTGGATCAGCCTATGACGCCTGCCGCAAAGGGAGACCGCTCCATGAGCCTGTATATGAATAAAGTCAGCGCGGATATGATACGGGAAGAACGCAATCAGATCCTGGATGCCACACAGGGCGATATCCGTGCCCTGTACCGCGTCGTGGAAGCTGTGCTGAAGGCAGACCAGCTCTGCGTTATCGGCAGCGAAGAAATGATAGAGGAGAACAGAGAACTGTTTGAGACAGTCACAAGTTTCTGA
- the sstT gene encoding serine/threonine transporter SstT, whose product MKNIINKWNSISLVLRIICGLILGIILGLAVPQASGISILGQLFVGALKGVAPILVFFLVMSALCRMGKGQKTNMKFIVVLYLLGNLLSALVAVLASYVAPITLTLTEAAESDVAPPSGVIEVLTNLLMNVVANPVDSIVNANYIGILAWAVIFGIALKKASEGTKTALDNISEAVAQAVKWIISCAPFGIMGLIFATISTEGLGALLTYGRLIMVLVGSMAFVALVMNPLIVFLCTKTNPYPLVFKCLSRSFITAFFTRSSAANIPVNMELCEDMGLDEDTYSISIPLGATINMAGAAITISTMVLAAAHTMGISVDFPTAFILCVLSALSAAGASGVAGGSLLLIPMACSLFGISNDVAMQVVGVGFIVGVIQDSCETGLNSSTDVLYTACAELRDRRKHPENYTTDINIHAKKRKAEA is encoded by the coding sequence ATGAAAAACATTATTAACAAATGGAACAGTATCAGTCTTGTACTCAGGATCATCTGTGGATTGATTCTTGGTATTATCCTTGGCCTGGCAGTTCCGCAGGCGTCAGGAATTTCTATCCTGGGCCAGTTATTCGTAGGAGCACTGAAGGGCGTTGCGCCGATCCTGGTATTCTTCCTCGTTATGAGTGCTTTGTGCCGCATGGGAAAGGGCCAGAAGACAAACATGAAATTTATTGTCGTTCTGTATCTTCTCGGCAACCTTTTATCCGCACTTGTAGCCGTACTGGCAAGCTATGTGGCTCCTATCACACTGACGCTTACCGAAGCTGCCGAAAGTGACGTCGCACCTCCAAGCGGAGTTATCGAAGTATTGACAAATCTGCTTATGAACGTTGTGGCAAACCCGGTTGACTCTATCGTCAATGCGAACTACATTGGTATTCTTGCATGGGCAGTTATTTTCGGTATTGCTCTCAAGAAGGCAAGCGAAGGTACAAAGACAGCTCTCGACAATATTTCCGAGGCTGTTGCGCAGGCTGTTAAATGGATCATCAGTTGTGCGCCATTTGGTATCATGGGCCTTATTTTTGCAACGATCTCCACAGAGGGATTGGGCGCTCTGCTTACATACGGAAGACTGATCATGGTACTGGTAGGTTCTATGGCATTTGTCGCGCTGGTTATGAATCCGCTTATCGTATTCCTCTGCACAAAGACAAATCCGTACCCGCTTGTATTCAAATGCCTTTCAAGAAGCTTTATCACCGCGTTCTTTACAAGAAGTTCCGCCGCAAATATTCCTGTAAATATGGAACTTTGTGAAGATATGGGACTGGATGAAGATACTTATTCTATTTCCATTCCTCTTGGAGCAACGATCAACATGGCCGGAGCTGCTATTACTATTTCAACAATGGTGCTGGCTGCCGCACATACAATGGGGATATCTGTAGATTTCCCGACCGCTTTCATCCTTTGTGTATTATCCGCGCTGAGTGCTGCCGGCGCATCCGGTGTTGCAGGCGGTTCTCTTCTCCTGATCCCTATGGCCTGCAGCTTATTTGGTATCTCCAATGACGTGGCAATGCAGGTCGTTGGTGTTGGTTTCATCGTAGGCGTTATTCAGGATTCCTGCGAGACAGGCCTGAACTCTTCTACTGACGTTCTCTATACTGCATGTGCTGAACTGAGGGACAGAAGAAAACACCCGGAAAACTACACGACCGATATCAATATTCATGCAAAAAAGAGAAAAGCTGAAGCGTAA
- the era gene encoding GTPase Era: protein MKKDFKSGFVTLIGRPNVGKSTLMNHLIGQKIAITSNKPQTTRNRIQTVLTLQDGQIVFVDTPGIHKAKNKLGEYMVNIAERTLNEVDVVLWLVEPSTFIGAGERHIAEQLKKVNTPVILVINKVDMVKKEEILEAISAYKDIYDFAEIVPVSARNGDNTDELMSVVMKYLPYGPQFYDEDTVTDQPERQIVAELIREKALHSLNEEIPHGIAVAVDSMKRNRKVMHIDATIICERDSHKGIIIGKQGNMLKKIGSTARFEIEKMLGCQVNLKLWVKVKKDWRDSEFLMKNFGYREDE, encoded by the coding sequence ATGAAAAAGGATTTTAAATCAGGTTTTGTCACACTGATCGGCCGCCCGAATGTAGGGAAGTCAACGCTTATGAATCATCTTATCGGACAGAAGATAGCGATAACGTCCAATAAACCACAGACGACGCGCAACCGGATCCAGACGGTGCTGACGCTTCAGGACGGGCAGATCGTGTTTGTCGACACACCGGGGATCCACAAGGCAAAGAACAAGCTCGGAGAGTATATGGTAAATATAGCTGAGCGCACGCTCAATGAGGTGGATGTAGTGCTGTGGCTCGTAGAGCCGAGCACTTTTATCGGAGCCGGAGAGAGACATATCGCGGAGCAGCTCAAAAAGGTAAACACACCGGTCATTCTTGTCATAAACAAGGTGGATATGGTAAAAAAAGAAGAGATCCTGGAGGCCATTTCCGCTTATAAAGATATCTATGATTTTGCGGAGATAGTGCCGGTATCGGCGAGAAACGGGGATAACACGGATGAGCTTATGTCGGTTGTCATGAAATACCTGCCTTACGGGCCGCAGTTCTATGATGAGGACACTGTCACAGACCAGCCGGAACGGCAGATCGTGGCAGAGCTCATACGTGAGAAGGCGCTCCACAGCCTGAATGAGGAGATTCCCCACGGCATCGCGGTGGCGGTCGACAGCATGAAAAGGAACAGAAAAGTAATGCATATAGATGCCACTATAATATGTGAGCGTGATTCCCACAAGGGGATAATAATTGGAAAACAAGGGAATATGTTGAAAAAGATCGGGAGCACGGCCAGGTTTGAAATTGAAAAAATGCTCGGATGTCAGGTAAACCTTAAACTGTGGGTAAAAGTTAAAAAAGACTGGCGGGACAGTGAGTTTCTCATGAAAAATTTTGGATACAGAGAAGACGAATAA
- a CDS encoding pentapeptide repeat-containing protein — protein MYLASQRRTEGENMLRKITEGELLNIIKDRRPGEQLDLHESLLEDMDLSGWDLHNINFNKSDIRNVNLDKANMAYLKADNAFFGGSSLRGTDLSGAYLHSADLRGCDMTGADIRGADMFASALEHTVLTDVKTDDKTKYFHLYCPEKGPFIGWKVCFGRRIVQLLVPEDARRISGTTNEVKCDKAKVLTIKSVDYRESYKEAHSYVDENFVYRAGEMVYAENFNPDRFLDSAGGIHIWLTREEAIAYLG, from the coding sequence ATGTATCTTGCATCACAGAGAAGGACGGAGGGTGAAAACATGCTTCGGAAGATAACAGAGGGAGAGCTTTTGAACATAATAAAAGACCGGAGACCGGGGGAGCAGCTTGATCTGCATGAGTCGCTCCTGGAGGACATGGATCTGTCGGGCTGGGATCTACATAACATTAATTTTAATAAAAGCGATATACGGAATGTGAACCTGGATAAGGCAAATATGGCATATCTGAAGGCTGACAATGCATTTTTCGGCGGTTCTTCGCTCAGAGGGACTGATCTGTCGGGCGCATACCTGCATTCGGCAGACCTGCGCGGGTGTGATATGACTGGTGCGGATATCCGCGGGGCAGATATGTTTGCGTCTGCTCTGGAGCACACAGTTCTGACAGATGTTAAAACAGATGATAAAACGAAGTATTTTCACTTATACTGCCCTGAAAAAGGGCCTTTTATCGGATGGAAGGTCTGCTTTGGCAGACGTATCGTCCAGCTTCTCGTACCGGAGGATGCAAGAAGGATCTCCGGCACGACGAATGAAGTGAAATGTGACAAGGCGAAAGTCCTGACGATCAAAAGTGTGGATTATCGTGAAAGCTATAAAGAGGCACATTCATACGTGGATGAGAACTTCGTATACCGAGCGGGTGAGATGGTCTATGCAGAAAATTTTAATCCTGACCGTTTTCTGGATTCGGCGGGAGGAATACATATCTGGCTGACAAGAGAAGAAGCCATCGCATATCTCGGCTGA
- a CDS encoding glycine--tRNA ligase, protein MVEKTMDKIVALAKSRGFVYPGSEIYGGLANTWDYGNLGVELKNNVKRAWWQKFVQESPYNVGVDCAILMNPQTWVASGHLGGFSDPLMDCKECHERFRADKMIEDFAHANGLDIGDSIDGWSHEQMEAYIKEHEVPCPTCGKHNFTEIREFNLMFKTFQGVTEDAKSVVYLRPETAQGIFVNFKNVQRTSRKKIPFGICQVGKSFRNEITPGNFTFRTREFEQMELEFFCEPGTDLEWFNYWKKFCLNWLETLGLKDDEVRYRDHSPEELSHYSNATTDIEYLFPFGWGELWGVADRTNYDLTQHQNVSKQDMSYFDDEKKEKYIPYVIEPSLGADRMVLAFLCSAYDEEELEGGDMRTVLHFHPALAPIKVGVLPLSKKLNEGAEKVYAQLSRKYNCEFDDRGNIGKRYRRQDEIGTPFCVTYDFESEEDGAVTVRDRDTMEQERVKIEELESYFAKKFEW, encoded by the coding sequence ATGGTAGAAAAAACAATGGATAAGATTGTGGCATTGGCGAAATCAAGAGGATTCGTATACCCGGGGTCTGAGATTTACGGCGGGCTTGCAAATACATGGGACTATGGAAATCTCGGTGTAGAATTAAAAAATAATGTTAAAAGAGCATGGTGGCAGAAATTCGTTCAGGAGTCTCCGTACAACGTAGGCGTGGACTGCGCGATTCTGATGAATCCGCAGACATGGGTGGCCAGCGGACATCTCGGAGGCTTCAGCGATCCTTTGATGGACTGTAAGGAGTGTCACGAGCGTTTCCGTGCAGACAAGATGATAGAAGATTTCGCGCATGCCAATGGCCTTGATATCGGTGACAGCATTGACGGATGGAGCCATGAACAGATGGAAGCCTACATCAAAGAACATGAAGTTCCATGTCCGACTTGCGGGAAACACAACTTTACAGAGATCCGTGAGTTCAATCTGATGTTCAAGACATTCCAGGGTGTTACGGAAGATGCCAAGAGTGTCGTATATCTTCGTCCGGAGACCGCACAGGGAATCTTTGTAAACTTTAAGAATGTACAGCGTACATCCAGAAAGAAGATCCCGTTTGGAATCTGCCAGGTTGGCAAGTCCTTCCGAAATGAGATCACGCCCGGTAACTTTACATTCCGCACAAGAGAGTTTGAGCAGATGGAACTGGAATTCTTCTGCGAGCCAGGCACAGATCTTGAATGGTTTAATTACTGGAAGAAGTTCTGCCTGAACTGGCTGGAGACATTGGGATTAAAAGACGATGAAGTGCGCTACCGCGATCATTCTCCGGAAGAACTGAGTCATTACAGCAATGCGACTACAGACATAGAATACCTCTTCCCGTTTGGCTGGGGTGAACTGTGGGGCGTTGCAGACCGTACCAACTATGACCTGACCCAGCACCAGAATGTGTCCAAACAGGATATGAGCTATTTTGATGATGAGAAGAAAGAGAAGTACATTCCATATGTCATCGAACCTTCACTCGGCGCGGACCGCATGGTGCTCGCGTTCCTGTGCAGCGCATATGACGAGGAAGAGCTGGAAGGCGGAGACATGAGGACCGTCCTCCATTTCCATCCGGCGCTCGCTCCGATAAAGGTTGGTGTTCTTCCACTGTCTAAGAAGTTAAACGAAGGCGCAGAAAAGGTGTATGCGCAGCTCAGCAGGAAATATAACTGTGAGTTTGATGACCGCGGAAACATCGGCAAACGTTACCGCCGCCAGGATGAGATCGGCACGCCGTTCTGCGTGACATATGATTTTGAATCTGAGGAAGACGGCGCGGTAACAGTACGTGACAGAGACACAATGGAGCAGGAGAGAGTAAAGATCGAAGAACTGGAATCTTACTTTGCGAAAAAGTTTGAGTGGTAG
- the recO gene encoding DNA repair protein RecO, producing MNQITVTGMVLHASPIGEYDRRVVILTKERGKISAFARGARKPHSALVGVTSPFTFGEFTVYEGRTSYTLVSASVSNYFSELRVDVEGAYYGFYFLDFAGYYARENSDETLLLKLLYQTLRALTNPHLDNRLVRYIFELKAVAVNGEAPQVFECVRCADKERPAVFSVSKGGLVCSECQKITGDGIQLLASTLYAMQYIISSPVEKLYTFAVKEEVLEQLGKIVRAYLDVYVEKRFKSLEILETIVR from the coding sequence GTGAATCAGATTACGGTGACAGGCATGGTGCTTCACGCATCTCCTATAGGTGAATATGACAGGCGGGTCGTGATCCTGACGAAGGAACGGGGAAAGATATCTGCATTTGCGCGGGGGGCAAGAAAGCCCCACAGTGCGCTTGTGGGTGTCACAAGCCCGTTTACCTTCGGCGAGTTTACGGTATACGAGGGGCGGACATCATATACGCTGGTGTCAGCCTCTGTTTCTAATTATTTCTCAGAGCTGCGGGTGGACGTGGAGGGAGCGTATTATGGCTTTTATTTTCTGGATTTTGCCGGTTATTATGCAAGAGAGAACAGCGACGAGACACTTCTCCTAAAGCTTTTATATCAGACACTGCGCGCGCTGACAAACCCGCACCTTGACAACCGGCTCGTCCGGTACATATTTGAACTGAAAGCAGTGGCCGTAAACGGGGAGGCGCCCCAGGTATTTGAATGTGTGCGCTGCGCAGACAAAGAGCGCCCCGCGGTGTTCAGCGTGTCAAAAGGCGGGCTTGTGTGCAGCGAATGCCAGAAGATTACCGGTGACGGCATACAGCTGCTTGCTTCCACGCTTTATGCGATGCAGTACATCATAAGCTCCCCGGTTGAAAAACTGTACACCTTTGCGGTTAAAGAGGAGGTTCTGGAGCAGCTTGGGAAAATTGTCCGCGCATATTTGGATGTTTATGTGGAAAAACGCTTCAAATCACTGGAAATACTGGAAACAATTGTGCGATAG